CGTTGAAAGCACTACGCGAATAAGTATCCAGGAGATGTCGTGGGATTGGACCCATCAAGGAGTTGTATGATAAATtcacagaagagagagagcaaacTCCATGCCTTTTGGTATAGTGCCGGAGAGCGAATTATTGCGGAGGTCAAGATACTTTAACATGGGTAAACTCCCAAGTTCACTCGGAATTGATCCGATCAAGTCATTTGAGCTCATGTCCAGGTTGATGAGACTCGTCAGATTTGCTATTGCCCGCGGGATGGAACAATTGAAACGATTGGCTTGCAGATACAAAGATTTCAAGCTTACCAGGTTTCCCAGAGAGGAAGGGATGGGGCAGATAAAGGAATTATGGCTCAGCCTCATCTCAATCAAGTTGTCCAAATGACCTATTTCTAATGGAATAGAGCCACTGAACCCGTTTTCTTGCAAACTGAGATGTGATAAACTCTTTAAATTCCCAATGGATGAGGGAATGGCACCACTGAACTTGTTACCACTTAAATCCATGCGATTGATGTTCTCTAGATATCCTATTCTGGACGAAATGGAGTTGGTGAATTGGTTCCGTTGCAGGTATAGGTATCTTAAGTTTGTCAAATTCCAAAGACTCCACGGGACTGTCTCGTTGAAATCGTTGGAGCTTAGATCCATAGTGACCAAGTTCTTGAGTTTCCCTATTTTAGGAGGAATGGAACCGCCTAATCGATTGGTGGAGAGACCAAGAAATGTCAAATTGGAGAGAAGAACTAGAGTTGCAGGAATTGATCCAACAAAGTTATTAAAGCTCAGATCCATCGTACACAAGTTCTTGAGATCCCCTATCTCAGGAGGAATAGAACCACCTAATCGATTGGAGGAAAGATGTAGAGACCTTAAATTGAACAGACGACTGAGAGTAGGTGGAATCGCTCCCTCAAATTCGTTACCACTTATATCAATAGAGCATAGTTTGCTGAGGTTCCCAGTTTCCGAAGGGATCATGTCACCTAACTGATTTGAGCTAAGGTCAATGAGGCTTAAATTGCTCAAACGACCGAAGGTAATCGGGATTGGACCAGTGAGAAGGTTCAAATGTAAGTCCAAGCGGAACAAGTTCTTCAAACTCCCTAGTGCTAAGGGAATAGAGCCAGACAACTGATTGATAGACACATCTAGCCATCCTAAACTAGTGAGATTTCCGAGGCAAGGAGGCAACTCACCAGTTAGATAATTCGAGGACAAGTCCAAGTGCGAGAGCCTCGGGACTGCGCATATTTGAAGGGAATGGAGCCGGTGAGTCCATTTAAATGCAGTTGCAGAGAAGTAAGATTCGGAAGTAGAGAAAATTCAGGTTACCAAATCGGTCTCCTATCTGGTACTCTTCTGGTAAGTCAATTCCAGTGATGCTTCCTGCATCGTTGCACGAAATGCCCGGCCACATGCATGCGTACACAGAATTGTTGCTGGTAATGGCGGCAGGCCACCAACCACTGTGATGCAGAGAATTTGCCTCTGATTCAAAAGATGCTTCTGCTGAAATTTTCACGAACAAGAACGTTAAAGTAGACCATAAAACTGAAGTGAACGACCTCAGAGAAGAAGAACCCATCAAGGATTTGGTTCTAGGAATCAATAAAGAGGAGTCATCTTATTTTTATCACATACTAGAGGGCCATTCTGTTGTTGGGGAACGGTCAAAGTCCAAGTCAACTTGGAATGCAGTTCAAGAGTCACGGCAAGGACAGAAACAAtgatgtttttcttattttatgcgCCGTGAATGATGGGGTAAACGAAAAATGAACTTGATGGTTTCTTTATCATCTTGACTTGGTAAAATGAGTCTCAACAATAAGTCGCTATTAACAGTCCCTAGTGGCCACTGACTTCTATGTTTATGATAACGATCTTTACATAAAGTGGAGACCATATATAGCTCAAAACACCCATCGGTATTTCtggaaaaaagattttttttttaaacagtgACTTTGTTGTGCATTTGTCGAATTTTATGATGTTTTCGGCAAcgaattcaaaattaataaatggaGGTAATTGTGGCCGTGTTCCATCAATATTCAATTTTTGAGATCCCAGTCCCTACTCCAGAGAAGACTAATAAGTCTTTGCAAAATTATTAGATGTATGATGCGCAAGTTGTGATGTGAGACGTGGGGTTACGAGAAGTGCGTCTCTTGGCTGATGATGATTGGTTTATTAGTCGAGTCATCCGATGAGAGCGGGAGGGACGGTAGTCCAAAAGACGCCAAATTCGAGTAATAAaagcaatgaaaaaaaatggaaaatttagggCGCATTTATTTCCCCAAAAACtcaagatttgaaaaatgttttctgacaaataattgcttatatcatttaaaaaaatgaaaaaatgaaaatatttttatcactcacaaaaaaattaggcttaaattattattaatcatgaaaacattttttattgactaattttctaAGCAGTACAATcaatcattttccataaaatattttctaaatcttaaatttttcttgaaacaaatgcACTCTAAAATGAATTAGGTTATTCAACTTGGCATGACctatttttttgtaaagaaaaagaaattgggaatATTATATTGTTGGGGGTTGGAGTGAAAatccacattagtgatttcaccattttcttatttttattattgaatttaTTACTCTTATCgatattgttattattattgttttgcCTAACTATCCACACATTGAAGTCGCATGCTATTCTTTTAAGCAACTCTAAAGagacgaagagaaggaaaagtcaATTAAAACAGACATCTATTAACTGTTATATTCTAATTCCGTGCTTACGATTGCTCAGGCATCCTGCTGCTCGCTTgtatcgagaaaaaaaaaagggaaactaAGTAACACGACAAACCTTCGATCGACCAATATAGAAAATACTATATGATGGGGAAACTAgcacaaaaatatttcttatagGTTATTTCACTCTCAATCTCCAAATCTTTAAGTGAAATTGCAGTTTATTAACATACGTAATGATATCTTGCCAAGTTAAGCTGGGTTGAGACCTATACATcctatgagaaaaaaaatagagatcCCCAAAGGCTCATGCCACTTGCTCACATGAGGACAAAGATAGCAAGCCATATTGGCGGAAGTCaaaaggaaatacgcctagggATTTTTGCATGACCATGAAGCAGTTCATTCCTATGTCTGAAATTTCTATGCGTTAATAGAAGAGGTCTACACGCATTATGAAATGTTCCGTTTAAGCCATAACGACTCTACATCATCCATGCCACGTGGGTCCTAAGTTAGCGACCCGCTCACTAGTACCCCATTATGATGCCAACAATCAAAATGTCTTTTTACATGAAGTATGCCGCAATTAGTTAACTCAGCATGAGTTGTTTGGCATTTTGCTCACATGCGAACGGCTAGAAGAGAcctcgaaaaagaaaaatgactgaTTCATCAATTGGCCAGCCACGTTGATggtttgtaaagaagaaaactACAAAGCATCAAAGATGGTAAAATATATTGAGTGCTATAAAAATACTTGTTAATAACAATATACTATTGCTCAGTATTTTGTGTACCAATTGATGCTCCATTGTAGTTTAGCACACCATGGCATGATAATGGTAGTTGATGTCTAAATACTttcataaacaataaaaagtttttttgttcattcatttttgtaagtgatatcttagaaaaataatttctaaatcatTAAGATTTAAGCAATCGCGCCCATAACGCCTCATGCCAAAATTGACTTTCTTGACGATGGCTTCTATATTTATGATTACAATCTCCACATAAAAACAGAGAGACAATATAGCTCAAAACAACCATGGGTATTTAtattagaaaaaggaaatcagCACTCCGTTGTGCCTTTCTTGAATGTCATGCTTTTTCGACAACGACTTTATATTAATGCAGGTTGGGATTGTATTACGGCAATATTACGTTTTCGTGTTGTCCACTTGCATCCCAGTCTTTGCTCTATACAAGACTAATAAGTCTTTGCATATATTTATggataaaaataatgaaaggtTAATTTTCGTGACATGAAAGTTCTTGAGATATTTATGTAAGCATTGAAAGTTTAGGGATAAACGTATGCTACCTCAAAATTCGGATAGTTTTGTGTAATTTTGactaaaatgaaatttgaaattttctctcattcaccAGGAAGAAGTGGACCTAAACATGTGCTTAAAGGGCTTCATCCTGATTCAATCTAGACCTCAAGATTTATAGGTTGTAAAGCACTGAGAGGATATTCCCTCATTTTGGAGAAGACAAATATATATGGGGAAATTTAGGGGGTGTTGGTTGGGCGGACATCAACACGTTATAATAAAGAAAGCAATCTTGTCAGCTCACCTAGTTACGAGGCAGGGAAGGTGGCCCCAACATGGTCATGAACTTCACCTGTTGTTGCTTGGAGAGGTAATCCTGTAACCAAAAGCAGTAATTATTGAATTCTTGTTGACTTGACGGTCCCAATTGCTTCTATAAATATGTCAGTTGTACTCCGTCCAGTTCAACACATACGCaactagaaacaaaagaaagcctACCCCAAAAAACCTAAACATCCTATCATGGCCTCATCTCAAAAACAACTCTCAATGTTGTTCCTCGCTTATATCCTACTCCTGCTTACGCACAAAATGCCTTTTCTTGCTTCACCTCGAAGCTCCTCTCTGGTGGCCCTTGCCGGTGCTAGTAACCAAACGAGATATGAGGAAGTGAAGGCACTCCTAACATGGAAGTCTAAGCTAGACAGCGAGAGTCGCGCTACTTTGTCTTCGTGGAATGGAACCTTGTTCATGGCGTAGAATCAATAGTGATTCTCTCGGAAGCGTTGCAAGCCTGAACCTTTCAAATTCTACCATGTATGGTACGCTTCATCATCTCAATTTCTCCTAATTGCCCAACTTGATCACTCTTAACACTTGCCAACAACTCGTTCTTTGGGAAAATCCCTTCGAGCATGGCTAATCTAGCCAAGATTACTTATATAGATTTGTCTCAAAATAACCTTTCGGGAAACATTCCCACTCAACTTGGGTCATTGTGATATTTACGAGATCTCAATTTTTCGCATAATGATTTGATAATGATTTGACCGGTCCAATTCCTAATGAGATATTTAGCTTGAGCAACTTGACCTATCTATATCTTTTGGATAATAAACTTTTTGGTTTCATTCCTTAAGAAATAGGAAGGCTCAAGTCTCTCGCTTATCTCCACATAGTGAACAACAGAATCACCGGTCCAATTCCTTCTTCCATTGGAAACATGAGCAGCATAGAAGAGATATGGCTTTTCAATAATCATTTGGTTGGGCACATTCCAAAGGAAATAGGAATGCTGGGGTCTCTAATTCACCTTGATTTACTAGCCAATTATCTCAATGGATCCATCCCTACAACTTTGGGGAATCTTAGTAAAATGAAATATCTTTACCCTTGTGACAACCAACTTTCTGGCCCCATACCTTCAGAAGTTGGAGGAATGAGATTCCTCATACATTTCAAACTGCTAACTAGTGATTTTACAGGTCCTATCCTATCAACGATAGGGAATATGAGCAATCTGAATATCCttcaattttaccaaaataAGTTGTCTAATCCTATTCCCAAAGAACTAGGAATGCTTGAATCTCTCTCTAACTTGTACTTATAGGTAACAGCCTGTCTAGCTCGATTCCATCCACTATAGGTAACTTAATCAAGCCGACAAGCTTGCGGGCCGGGCCTTAACAAGTTTGTTGGCCAATTGCCACAAGATATTTGTAGTGGTCAAGTTCTTCAATATTTTTCCACGAACAACAATCACTTCACTACTCCAATTCCACGAGGCCTAAAAAACTGCATGAGTTTGTATAGAGTTAGTGTCACGCCCTAAACCTTGAGCGTGCGCACATCCCTCTGCGGTCAATACAAATGCGACGTTCCTAGGATGCGttgtcgacccattcatttttaaatgcACATACGGAAGCGTATAAATACCCCTGACAACAAAcaacatgtgatagaaaagtagggcacatttcacaaaagccaacttttttttttataaacaacgGGATTAGATACAAAAATGAGTCTggtcaaaagtctacaaaaaggtTAGCTctaaaaaagaagctgtcctacaACACACTAGTTGGACACATATGCCAATCCTTTggactccacctccacagactCTAGGGCTGCTGGTCCTCCATgaccaccatctaaggacctgaaaatttagcctacgacggggtgagacaatatctcagcaagtccacctCCTAAATCcctattaggaaggaaatacgccatCAGGGCACTCTAGCCACACAGCCACACAATTAGAATGGAGGatttacctcgcctcaattccttcctgcatgTTAGCACAGTTCATAACacaatgcatataattaatgcatataacaattgaaacgcctcaacaactcaatcaatcacaagggtcccgattataaggcaaAACCGTTATGatacgtcccataccatgccacacagttttgtctcataatcaaatgcattaaattcaatcatttatgcgttccaattgttaattaaacCCTTTTAGGTGCCGACTCCCATGTTTGGTGGTCTACTGGCGTAGCGAGGCATCGTCTCTTCCCCAATGAGCATGGCTACGTCTTTCATAGATGgttttcccgaaggagcatagatCTAGAATTTATTGCGACTCGATAtcctaatgcatgggtaacccgaaaAGGGATTTAGTGACGTTCGGCGTAAACGCTCgagacgggttctcttaaccaacacacaaccAATCAATTTCAGCCCatgacaccgtgcattgcacacaaatgcctcaattaaaatagtgatcttggcctattttttttgtattaaaaacatctcggaaaatagtcgtgtgtcggtacacggtcaattcggaccagaaaaattgatacatttccttttcaaaccccactatttggtatagtacttaaaaactcTTTTTCGGTTTCAAAACCTGACACTCGAGATTTTCAGAATAAATACCATAATTTTctcaatcaccactcaatttcacaatataACAATCAATTTCATAATCCAGTCACATTACAGTagtcagcacgaaattccagtcaccgactatcccagtacaatttccagaaaataataaaataataaaacatattcgaaaataaattaaatatatattatattatattaatataaaatattaaataatatataaaatcgaaataattaattaatttaaaataattaattaagggcCTAATCAatattacactaatttaataaCCGATTAGCCTCAgttaattatccactaaactaatcacatcccttaatctaattaacaattaactaaactaatctaacccccTAACCATACTTAGATTAATCTAAACACcacttaagcataattaaccttcTAAGAAAAATTTAGTGAgcaaactcaccggtttagcgttccggtgagtccacggcgacggcAACGCCAAGGCGGGCGATAAACCTCCTagcggcgacaccaaccaaGACTGGGAAGGGCTTGGAAACGGGCCTTGAAGTAGTGGCGCTTTACTTTTTTTTGACTAATCAATTTATAGTTTGATCTAATAGTAGGTAAAGAGAAGGATGTAAGGATCTCAACTTGAAAGTAGTGGAAGGCaagcaatttttttcccaagaaatGCAAGAccaatatcataatttttttttattattaattaatatgGATGGATCTGTATAGGTCTATTTTGGGAGCATTTTAAAGTATAGATATGTATAGGCTTATTTCGTTAGGAAGATTTCTTTTGTTGGAATGCTTCTCTTTTCCATCAAATCGGTGGTGTTTTGTTATCATCAAGGAgaaccacacaaccacacaataGTTGTTTTGGCTGTTGTGTTGAAGAAGGTTTGCTTTTCTCCAGTCTAGGTCCTGCATTGTTATAGTACCGTTTAGTTTGTACAGTTATCCCTTAAGGCCCATTGACTTGATCAATGGCTTTGAACATATGGTTGCTCTTGTTTGCTATATATTCTCAAGCTAAATTATGTTGTCTAAATTACGTCATGACATATGTCTTGTGTTGTATGATGTCTCATATTGTAACTCTTATCCGTCCTTGGTTTTTGAACTTGATTGTAGATGTTGGAGATGTGGTACTTTACCCCTCTATGATGGAAACCATGTAGAGCACAAAAAGCTATTGGGACATAGTTGGTCCTTTGCTgttgaagaagataaaagagtAGATTGTACTGTATTCATATGGCCCATGTGGCATGTTAAACTAAAAGAGGAAGCAATAGAGATGATGGCATGAGGTGATTTGAACCAAGTATAATTAGTAGAGAAATGATTTTGATAGAACCATTTAAGttcactaaaatcaaatgatttttaGTCCCCCTAGAAACGagatgaaaaggaaacaaaggcAAGAAAGTAATACAGAGTTTCGAAACTTGGGAAGTCAAGGATCAAGCTCCACAAAAACAGAATTTGGGTGCCTCAAGTGAGAGGGAACAAAGAAcatagaagatgaagaaaagaagaagaatgtggAGAATTTAGGGCTTTATTTTTAGGGTTCGTTAacttttatccatatttttGGTACACGATTGGCCATTTTCCAGCCACTAGAAATGTCACACGCTCTCAGCGGAGAAACATTTGGTTGTCTAGCgatttcatgcccttatttaaGACTGATTTTGCCACTTTATgtcattatttgagataatatctactttgaattcttatttgaaaactTAGTCtcacttcaagtccttatttgaaattttcgcTATACATATTATGGACAACCACACCTTGTCTCATATATCAAtaattcacatttttcattttaattgacaaataaaacataaaacGTAAGGGAATCCttatagaatttttatttatttataaaagtcCTCGATTATCATCACTTGCACTTAAAAGGAAGGGTCCAATCTTTTGGACCATTTGTTCTTTTTAGTGAAACTCGAGATTGGTTAACCAACATCAGAACTAGATTATCTACTAAACAAGTTTCATGATTAAATAAGTTGAAAGGAAATGTACAGTgttatgaaataaatttggattcCGTTTGTTCTGtgtaaaatgaataattttaaaaaaatttttgctaaaaataatcaatcatatCATTTAAAAGAAGtaatcaataaataatattttcaatagTGAAAACAATTAATGTcttaatatttttgtggatgatgagcatattttttgtttattcatttttataagcgatacaaacaatatttattaaaaaaattatattttgaataattcatatttCGCGAAATAAATGCGCATTTAGTGCAAGAGACTAAGCCCCAGAAGTGGGCTTACTTCACTGGGCTTATGGGCTCTAGAAGATTGACCCAGGGACTCGTTTATAACTTTCAACAGAAAAAAGGTGCCGGATCTACAAAATCCAAACAGCTACTGGAGCGAATGGCAAATATGAAGAACTTTCCTCCTCGCTCTTCTTCCGCGGAAAAAAGCagcagcctctctctctctctccagctgAAACAGCCATGGCCATGCCGCCGAACCTCTTCCAACCTCTGTACCAAcctcagcagcagcagcagcagcaggagtCGTCTCCTTTCAGGTATCCGCGCCTCGTACGGAAGGAATCATCGTGCTTGTGTTCTACACCTCGCTTACGGTTTTCGCTCGTTGTCTGATTCCTCCTTATCCGATTCAATCTGACcctttttcctccctttcttttGGCGATCGCGAAGGAATTTCTACGCAGATGGCGGTCAGGTCTCGCCGCTGGCCGCGTTCTACGGCCCCGGCGCCGTGCGGGATCGGCCTCAGCATCCTCCATACGCACCTCCCTGTAAGAATCCCCCATCCCTAATCCTATCTTTCGTTCGTTTTTCCGTTATCTGCGGGAGGAAGTTTGGAAATCGCAGTAATGGCGAGGCGATTTGGATTGAGGAACGCTACTTGTGATTCTTTCTCGTGTCTCTCGAGGAACTGCGGAAATGGAATTCAGCTAggtttcatcttttttttttttttttttttgttgaaaatattgAGGTCAATCCGCCCTTTCCAGAAGCTGAAGTTTTCTTTCGAAATGTGAAGGACTTCTTACTGGTTTCCCTGCTCACTATGTGTACTACTTCCGGACCCGAatgttgattgattgattgattgattgattgattgattgctCAGTTGTTTTCGTGATGGCTCGACATTGTTGCTAATTGTGGTGTTGCTGTTGTGTGCTCTTTGTTTAGTTAATGTTGTCGGGGTGGCGCCTGGTACTCTCCCTGCTGCAGATGGGAATGACGGTGGGGCTGATCTGCAATTCAATTTTGGGCTGGAACCCAAGAGGAAAAAATTGGAAGAGCAAGATCTGTTCGAGAACAACAATTCGCAAGTGTCGTCTATCGATTTCTTGCAAGCTAGATCGGTCTCTACGGGCTTAGGTTTGTCCCTTGATAACAGCAAAATGGCTTCTTCCGGAGACTCTGCCTTGTTATCGCTCCTTACTGATGATGTTGATCGAGAGTTGCAGCAACAGGATGCAGAGATCGACAGATTTCTTAAGTTTCAGGTTTGTTAATCTTTCACTTAGGTGTCCATTTTGATCTCAGCTCTGcgtattttgatatattttctctGTTGGttgttttattttgtcatttgatTACAATTAGATCAGTAATTAGTTCTGGAAGGGCACCTTGATTTGGTATTCCAGGAATATATATTGCCATTTCCTGATAGGTGAATGCCAACTATAGGCCATGATTGTATCTTATGCCCTGGTCTTTTCTCCATCCCcatatgaaagagaaaaaaaggaagttcTTGTGTCACTGTCACCTGGATTTGTACTCTGTAAACCAGTGGACAATATTTTCAGATTGTAAGAATGTCTTTTTCAGTAGATTAGGAGCTCAAATTCCAGGGATTATAGAGAAGTGCATTGCATTGGGTTTTTGTTTTGAAGTGAGTTGCTGAGTAAATTTGCACCTGCTGGTAGTATTTAGTATGTTGTATAACTGTTGCCTTACCCATTTGACAGTTAGAATTCGTAAGTAGTTGTGGAATTGCAATTGTAATTGCTGTATTGTCAGAAAGTGTTTCTTTCAGCATTTTGAGTTGTCAGAGAGATTCACTCCCCAATAAAAGTAATGAAGAGTCCTGGAAACATGAGAACAGATCTTGGAGTTCTCTGTCAGCCATACTTGTCTCTTTCTGCCTGGTGCGGGAACAAGATCTGTGTGGGGGCACCTCAAAAATCACTTGGGCCAGTCTTGAAGCTGTGCCTCCCAAAGCTTCTGGAGGGGCAAAAGAGTAGAGGACTTTCTTTTCCAGGACAATGGCCATATATATTCTAAGATATGCAAAAGTTTCAAGGCTTGGAGAGAGGGTTTCTTTTCCAGGACAATGGACTTATGTATTCTGAAATATGCAAAAGTTTCAAGGCTTAGCCTTGCCTACAAACATTTTACTAGCCCAGAAATGTACCAAAAGAATTCCAGGACAAGTAGACTTGACTGTTTTTCCTTGGGACTCATGCAATATGTATGTAATATGGCAGATTCAAAATACTCTGTAAGAATGTTATTAAAAGAAACCTGTAAGAAAAGTCAATGGACTTGTTGCAAATTGCAAAGTTGCACTAGCCCCAATAATATGTTTAAGATGTGTATGCCATTGTTACAGTTGGGATTAAGGGACTGAGTGTGTTATCTAGTTGGActtgtggaggaatcaatgttGTATTGTTGCTCTAGATACTTTGAGGAAGACCTAGGAGATCAAATATATATTCATGTTCAGTTTATGAGCAATTGAAATTCATGTTTAAAAATGGGTTCCATGTGATTGATAAATACCTAGTGCAAGTCTAGTCCTTCCAATATGCAAGTGCAAAACATAATGAGCACAAGAAAGGAATGTTTTGACGTATATACTGGTCAAATGCAGATGTGGAACCAGAAAATAGCACCGGATGGATGTGCATGTACACTTGTTCTTCCACTTATCAATCTTCAGGCACAATGCATTAGTGAAATAGGTAGATGTGGACCTGCTGTTAGTGTGGGGACTATGATGTCTTGACACCTGGGAAATACATCAAAGATGTGGTGGGCAAGTATGATATGTGTTAAGGTTGGAGTGGCAAGTTGTCAGTACTATGGTAATCTGTTCAAAACTCAGTTTTAGACTGTCCTGTACTGTGTTTCTTCTATTCTCCAGTGTGGAATTTTTATAGTATTGTAAGAAAACTCTGTTTGATTTCTTGGACATTACAGCTAATGTTGAATTGAACTGGCCAGTTTCATTTGTGCTGCTCTAAGGTGATGCATCTATAAAAAGACTATTGGCTTAGTCAGTAACTGTCTTTCTTCCAATTTCAGGCTGATCAACTTCAGAAATCTATTTTACAAAAGATTCAAATTGGCCAACTTCAGTCTATTTCATTTGTTGAGGACCAAGTCCTTCAGAAAATCcaggagaaagaaggagaaataGAAAgcataaacgagaaaaataaggaactCAAGGAACAGATCGAACATCTCAACGTTGAAGCAGGTGCTTGGCAACAGCAGGCTAGATACAGTGAGAACATCATCACCGCTCTTAAGTTTAATCTTCAGCAAATCTATGCTCAAAGTAGAGATAGTAAAGAAGGTTGTGGTGATAGTGAGGTGCATGATACAGCTTCTTGCTGCAACGCTCGTGCGACAGACATTCAACTGCTTTGCAACGGAACCAATGGTACAAAACAGATGATTTGTAAAGTTTGCAGAGTCAATGAAGTATGTATGT
The nucleotide sequence above comes from Eucalyptus grandis isolate ANBG69807.140 chromosome 2, ASM1654582v1, whole genome shotgun sequence. Encoded proteins:
- the LOC120290493 gene encoding probable leucine-rich repeat receptor-like protein kinase At1g35710; its protein translation is MGSSSLRSFTSVLWSTLTFLFVKISAEASFESEANSLHHSGWWPAAITSNNSVYACMWPGISCNDAGSITGIDLPEEYQIGDRFVPRLSHLDLSSNYLTGELPPCLGNLTSLGWLDVSINQLSGSIPLALGSLKNLFRLDLHLNLLTGPIPITFGRLSNLSLIDLSSNQLGDMIPSETGNLSKLCSIDISGNEFEGAIPPTLSRLFNLRSLHLSSNRLGGSIPPEIGDLKNLCTMDLSFNNFVGSIPATLVLLSNLTFLGLSTNRLGGSIPPKIGKLKNLVTMDLSSNDFNETVPWSLWNLTNLRYLYLQRNQFTNSISSRIGYLENINRMDLSGNKFSGAIPSSIGNLKSLSHLSLQENGFSGSIPLEIGHLDNLIEMRLSHNSFICPIPSSLGNLVSLKSLYLQANRFNCSIPRAIANLTSLINLDMSSNDLIGSIPSELGSLPMLKYLDLRNNSLSGTIPKGMEFALSLL
- the LOC104449317 gene encoding BOI-related E3 ubiquitin-protein ligase 1, translating into MAMPPNLFQPLYQPQQQQQQQESSPFRNFYADGGQVSPLAAFYGPGAVRDRPQHPPYAPPFNVVGVAPGTLPAADGNDGGADLQFNFGLEPKRKKLEEQDLFENNNSQVSSIDFLQARSVSTGLGLSLDNSKMASSGDSALLSLLTDDVDRELQQQDAEIDRFLKFQADQLQKSILQKIQIGQLQSISFVEDQVLQKIQEKEGEIESINEKNKELKEQIEHLNVEAGAWQQQARYSENIITALKFNLQQIYAQSRDSKEGCGDSEVHDTASCCNARATDIQLLCNGTNGTKQMICKVCRVNEVCMLSLPCKHLCLCRYCESKLQVCPVCQSPKFHGMEVYMS